A genomic segment from uncultured Marinifilum sp. encodes:
- a CDS encoding PorP/SprF family type IX secretion system membrane protein: MKGKISLLFLIVISLHLRAQKIPLMSYDQSPLQYNPSSIVEMPYAKVSFYNRVQRINSEPSFTTSLITGVLPVLNDKPRNHKGAIGVSFMSEDLSSNHLLKEENFTVAMAYQLQVADELNLGFGISWNVLQRFFNNNGFTTGSQYVIGEGFSPSLAINEDFQDVSDGYSTWNSGLRLEKTVYDGRVRAYIGFTVSNLNRPVYTSGYDNDDRLSYQYGLQGGYNFLLGRELSVLADGDFRFYDDNQWVNLGLKMMYNWKNSEGGFFKEGCIELIPRYVLDKAYAFALEFSQSFYSIRVGRTITTSKISSSYMASNEIVLSLRKNFGKKKKPRLSDRIKKAGGLVRKKKEEYVWDDEYWDYTTVDQHKIIDKSLKKFINSLIERLHKHENSIIHIRVYTDMMANDAKNLEVSVHRAEIISDYFEEHGIEENRIDYFGEGNSKPIVANAYGQARLKNRRIKFIIYR, translated from the coding sequence ATGAAAGGGAAAATAAGTTTATTATTTTTAATTGTAATATCACTACATCTTAGAGCTCAAAAAATACCTTTAATGAGCTATGATCAATCACCTTTACAATATAATCCATCCTCTATTGTAGAAATGCCCTATGCAAAAGTTAGTTTTTATAATCGTGTTCAAAGAATTAATTCAGAACCAAGTTTTACTACATCTTTAATTACTGGTGTACTTCCAGTTTTAAATGATAAACCTCGAAATCATAAAGGTGCAATTGGAGTGTCTTTTATGTCCGAAGATCTTTCATCAAATCATTTATTGAAAGAAGAGAACTTCACAGTAGCGATGGCTTATCAATTGCAGGTTGCCGATGAGTTGAATTTGGGGTTTGGTATTTCTTGGAATGTACTTCAGCGTTTTTTTAATAATAATGGTTTTACAACAGGTAGTCAGTATGTAATTGGTGAAGGTTTTAGTCCAAGCTTGGCTATAAATGAAGATTTTCAAGATGTGTCCGATGGATACTCCACCTGGAATTCTGGGCTTCGTTTAGAAAAAACAGTTTACGATGGAAGAGTTAGGGCTTATATTGGGTTTACAGTGAGTAATTTAAATCGTCCAGTTTATACTTCTGGTTACGATAATGATGATAGATTGTCTTATCAATATGGTTTGCAGGGTGGATATAATTTTTTACTTGGAAGAGAATTGAGTGTGCTGGCAGATGGGGATTTCAGGTTTTATGATGATAATCAGTGGGTAAATTTAGGTTTGAAGATGATGTATAATTGGAAGAATTCAGAAGGAGGATTCTTTAAAGAAGGGTGTATTGAACTAATTCCCAGGTATGTTTTGGATAAAGCTTATGCTTTTGCTCTGGAGTTTTCTCAATCATTTTATTCAATTAGAGTAGGACGAACCATTACAACATCAAAAATTAGTTCTAGTTATATGGCTAGTAATGAAATTGTTTTATCCTTAAGGAAAAATTTTGGTAAAAAGAAGAAGCCTAGATTGTCTGACCGAATTAAAAAAGCTGGAGGACTTGTGCGCAAAAAGAAAGAAGAATACGTCTGGGATGATGAATATTGGGATTATACTACTGTTGATCAACACAAAATTATTGATAAGAGTCTGAAGAAATTTATCAATTCGTTAATTGAACGTCTGCATAAGCATGAAAATTCGATTATTCACATTCGTGTTTATACTGATATGATGGCAAACGATGCGAAAAATTTAGAAGTCTCAGTACATAGAGCTGAAATTATATCTGACTACTTTGAAGAGCATGGAATAGAAGAAAATAGGATAGACTATTTTGGGGAGGGGAATTCGAAACCAATTGTAGCTAATGCTTACGGACAGGCGCGATTAAAAAATAGACGAATTAAATTTATTATTTATCGCTAA
- a CDS encoding FG-GAP-like repeat-containing protein has translation MAQFQEKIYYDIPKVNNSKCACGDINRDGLQDIVIMGEQVDKNVSGIYINQNTHFSQMIIPEMTALSNGSISLADFNNDNFLDLFYTGSDKEGNKYSLLFKNINGNSFSKITTSFEQVNLSSHAWFDFNSDGFLDLILSGLNINNKAITKIYLNNKNENFTLYESNLANIYSSAIKPIDYNKDGWTDLLLTGKSEGAKRVCFLYKNENGNTLKKIIELDGLSNGDSEWGDINNDGFPDLVTAGYNGENYQSKIYTNNNGTLEFSQNLSIPLGGCELEWIDFDGDEDLDLLSIGGINNTSPKTVLYVNHNGIFSNSNIEFENVFSGCLAIADFNNDKKTDIFISGTQIPQGPTSTFYLNNQSFIYEKPTPPTSLNSSINYPNVVLSWNKGSDNIATPNSLQYRLKVGSAENNSNFYPFYSNLETNENLLTLGNNILNNRIELLNLPEGKYYWAVQSIDIANNTSTLSDFQYFFINTPADLGKDLNVCLNEQIQLSVEEGNYTTNWYSKSNGKIANNTNNITLPIVKDETIWVELVKDYGGIVYDTIQIFCQKPPEIDLNNYIYSCPNETITISPVTNGSAWQWKQFNGKILGSESTYSFKNTQKDSLILIVESDYKCISKDTCFINQYESPTINLDSEYYTCKNNEISIKSDDFHKIQWLNNKGEVLLENTPEFTYKVDQQHELYLSVENENACTAKQKFTLVPYPLPIAYAGKDTLLCEGVDAIVGPEILAKEGTPPYEYFWTSLNNTFSSSEMHPVYTALKSTEFILNITDHNGCTAKDSVTYTVNPKSIIDAGTDQAFCLGESVSLGSAPTAQNSLKEYTYQWVPATGLDKPNIANPVAKPAITTEYTLIVNTHNCESLIDKVKLTVHQPPVITAILDTTVGSNQPFILWAKGADSYEWTPEFPLNDAQSNNPRAIISENTEFSVIGYSDFGCQSNEFFCMVTVINDVYVPTLFTPNDDGKNDHFLVYGTGISELKIRVYDNWGKVVFSSNKVSEIQSIGWNGTINGKKSPEGSYIWELEGNYSDGRYWKKTGTIYLMR, from the coding sequence ATGGCACAATTTCAAGAAAAAATCTACTATGATATACCAAAAGTAAACAATAGCAAATGTGCATGTGGCGACATAAATAGAGATGGTTTGCAAGATATCGTAATAATGGGAGAACAAGTAGATAAAAATGTTAGTGGCATTTACATTAATCAAAATACTCACTTTTCACAAATGATAATCCCTGAAATGACAGCGCTTAGCAACGGTTCCATTTCTTTAGCTGATTTTAATAATGACAATTTTTTAGACTTATTTTATACTGGAAGTGATAAAGAAGGTAACAAATACAGTCTATTATTTAAAAACATTAATGGCAACTCATTTTCTAAAATCACCACTTCATTTGAACAAGTAAATCTTAGTAGTCATGCTTGGTTTGATTTCAATAGCGATGGTTTTCTTGACTTAATACTGTCGGGATTAAATATTAATAATAAAGCTATTACTAAAATATACTTAAACAATAAAAACGAAAATTTCACACTTTATGAATCTAACCTAGCAAATATTTATTCAAGCGCAATAAAGCCAATTGATTACAATAAAGATGGATGGACGGACCTATTGCTTACAGGGAAATCTGAAGGTGCTAAAAGAGTTTGTTTTTTATACAAAAATGAAAATGGCAATACCCTTAAAAAAATAATTGAATTAGATGGATTAAGCAATGGAGATTCTGAATGGGGAGATATTAATAATGATGGATTTCCAGACCTTGTTACAGCAGGCTATAACGGAGAAAATTACCAATCAAAAATTTATACTAATAACAATGGCACACTAGAATTTTCTCAAAATCTATCTATACCTCTTGGAGGATGCGAATTGGAATGGATTGATTTTGATGGAGATGAAGATCTCGACTTATTAAGTATAGGAGGGATTAACAATACAAGCCCTAAAACAGTTCTATATGTTAACCATAATGGTATTTTTTCAAATTCGAACATAGAGTTTGAAAATGTATTTTCGGGATGTCTGGCAATTGCTGATTTTAACAATGACAAAAAAACAGATATATTTATTTCAGGAACACAAATTCCACAAGGACCAACATCCACCTTTTATTTAAATAATCAATCTTTTATTTATGAGAAACCAACTCCTCCAACCAGTTTAAATTCATCAATAAATTATCCAAATGTTGTATTAAGCTGGAACAAAGGTTCAGACAATATTGCAACACCAAACAGCTTACAATATCGATTAAAAGTTGGTTCTGCCGAAAATAATTCTAACTTCTATCCATTCTACTCTAATCTGGAAACAAATGAAAATCTACTTACTTTAGGAAATAATATATTAAATAATCGTATTGAATTACTCAATCTACCTGAAGGGAAATATTACTGGGCTGTTCAAAGTATTGATATTGCAAACAACACTTCAACTCTATCAGACTTTCAATACTTTTTCATTAATACTCCTGCAGATTTAGGAAAAGATTTAAATGTATGCCTTAACGAACAAATACAATTGAGCGTTGAAGAAGGAAACTACACAACAAACTGGTACTCCAAAAGTAATGGTAAAATAGCAAACAATACCAACAATATCACTTTACCCATTGTAAAAGATGAAACCATTTGGGTGGAATTGGTTAAAGATTATGGTGGAATTGTTTATGATACCATTCAGATATTCTGTCAAAAACCTCCTGAAATTGACCTAAATAACTACATATATTCGTGCCCTAACGAAACCATTACCATCAGTCCTGTTACAAATGGTTCAGCTTGGCAATGGAAACAATTCAATGGTAAAATTCTTGGCTCCGAATCAACATATAGCTTTAAAAATACCCAAAAGGATTCTTTGATTCTTATTGTAGAATCGGACTATAAATGCATTTCAAAAGACACATGTTTTATTAACCAATACGAGTCTCCAACAATTAATTTAGATAGTGAATATTACACATGTAAAAACAATGAAATATCAATTAAATCAGACGATTTCCATAAAATTCAGTGGCTAAATAACAAAGGAGAAGTACTTCTTGAAAATACACCAGAATTTACTTACAAAGTAGATCAACAACACGAACTATATCTAAGTGTTGAAAATGAGAATGCCTGTACTGCAAAACAAAAATTCACTTTAGTTCCTTACCCTTTACCAATTGCTTATGCCGGGAAAGATACCTTACTATGCGAAGGAGTAGATGCAATTGTTGGACCTGAAATATTAGCTAAAGAAGGTACTCCCCCTTATGAATATTTTTGGACTTCGCTAAATAACACATTCTCATCCTCCGAAATGCATCCTGTTTATACTGCACTCAAATCAACTGAATTTATTTTGAACATAACTGATCACAATGGTTGTACAGCTAAGGATTCAGTAACATACACTGTAAACCCCAAAAGTATTATTGATGCAGGAACCGACCAAGCATTTTGTCTTGGAGAATCTGTAAGTCTGGGAAGTGCTCCTACTGCTCAAAACAGTCTTAAAGAGTATACATACCAATGGGTTCCGGCTACCGGACTAGACAAGCCTAATATTGCAAACCCTGTCGCTAAACCTGCAATTACAACCGAATATACATTAATTGTAAACACGCACAACTGTGAAAGTTTAATCGATAAAGTAAAACTAACAGTACACCAACCTCCCGTAATAACAGCTATCCTAGACACAACGGTAGGGTCAAATCAACCATTTATTTTATGGGCAAAAGGTGCTGACAGCTATGAATGGACACCAGAATTCCCCTTAAACGACGCCCAAAGCAATAACCCAAGGGCTATCATATCAGAGAATACAGAATTCTCAGTAATTGGATATTCAGATTTTGGTTGTCAATCGAATGAATTTTTCTGTATGGTTACTGTTATAAATGATGTTTATGTCCCCACACTTTTTACCCCTAATGACGATGGTAAAAATGATCACTTTCTGGTATATGGTACCGGAATTTCTGAATTAAAAATAAGGGTATATGATAATTGGGGCAAAGTAGTTTTTAGCAGCAATAAAGTTTCCGAAATTCAATCAATCGGATGGAATGGAACTATCAATGGCAAGAAATCCCCTGAAGGAAGTTATATATGGGAACTCGAAGGTAATTATTCAGACGGTAGATATTGGAAAAAAACCGGCACAATCTATCTTATGAGATAA
- the tnpB gene encoding IS66 family insertion sequence element accessory protein TnpB (TnpB, as the term is used for proteins encoded by IS66 family insertion elements, is considered an accessory protein, since TnpC, encoded by a neighboring gene, is a DDE family transposase.) → MIAISTNTKIFVYSQPCDMRKGFDGLSGLVQNRMQLDPMNGYLFVFFNKNRTHVKILFWDKDGFCIYYKRLEKGTFKRPTARIDTPNFELTNEELFMILRGIDFEKCKKRRRYLSTNFVD, encoded by the coding sequence ATGATTGCAATTTCAACCAACACAAAAATATTTGTCTACAGTCAGCCTTGTGATATGCGCAAGGGCTTCGATGGCTTATCGGGTCTGGTACAAAACAGGATGCAATTGGATCCTATGAATGGATACCTTTTTGTGTTTTTCAATAAAAACAGGACTCATGTAAAGATATTATTCTGGGATAAAGATGGATTTTGTATTTATTACAAGCGTTTGGAAAAAGGCACTTTTAAGCGACCAACAGCACGAATTGATACTCCTAATTTTGAGTTAACTAATGAAGAATTATTCATGATTTTACGAGGAATTGATTTTGAAAAATGCAAGAAGCGTAGAAGATATTTATCTACAAATTTTGTTGATTAA
- a CDS encoding IS66 family transposase, with protein sequence MSLKLENKSKDELLELIQKQNLLIQENEQTITSQQNYIKQLQRIAFGSKSERFAKGSVDENQLSLSFEELAQKDKDIKDETVKEKISYTRKKASNHKGRNKLPEHLPVREIIINPEENINGLKKIGEERTEILEYTPGKFFKLVLIRPKYEKENQEGVLIADMPSRPIEKCLAGNALLSSILINKYVDHLPLYRQRQIFKRADIDIAPSTIDSWVQQLGDLLNPLYEAMVNTVKNDGYLQADETPTRVLDKQKKGKTHRGFYWVYHSPLKRMVVFDYQKRRNKDAPRKILNEFAGYLQTDGYKVYDQYKNKKEVTHLACWAHARRYFEKALDQDQTRAEFAMLQIQKIYAIEREISDLSADQKKAVRLEKSLPVLNNFGKWICNESKLVLPKSSIGKAFLYAINLWDSLLAYLYNGELLIDNNPIENSIRPNALGRKNYLFAGSHEGAKRTAMFYTFFGTCKMHNVDPQKWLNSVLEQIADHKVNKLYELFPQNLM encoded by the coding sequence ATGAGTTTAAAGCTGGAAAATAAGAGCAAAGATGAACTTTTGGAGTTAATTCAAAAGCAAAATTTGTTGATTCAGGAAAATGAACAGACCATTACCAGCCAACAAAACTATATCAAACAATTACAGCGCATTGCATTTGGTAGTAAAAGTGAACGTTTTGCAAAAGGTTCTGTTGACGAAAATCAATTAAGCCTATCTTTCGAAGAACTTGCCCAAAAAGATAAGGATATAAAGGATGAAACCGTAAAGGAAAAGATCAGTTATACCCGTAAAAAAGCCAGCAATCATAAAGGAAGAAACAAACTGCCGGAACATTTGCCTGTGCGTGAAATCATCATTAATCCGGAAGAAAATATAAATGGCTTAAAGAAAATTGGCGAGGAAAGAACCGAGATTTTAGAATATACACCAGGTAAATTTTTCAAGTTGGTTTTAATTCGTCCAAAATACGAAAAAGAAAATCAGGAAGGTGTCTTAATTGCTGATATGCCCTCACGTCCCATTGAAAAATGTTTGGCCGGAAATGCCCTTTTATCTTCTATTTTGATTAATAAATATGTGGATCATTTGCCATTGTATCGTCAACGCCAGATTTTCAAACGAGCCGATATCGATATTGCTCCATCGACCATCGATTCATGGGTACAGCAGTTGGGTGATCTGTTAAATCCGCTGTATGAAGCCATGGTGAATACTGTTAAAAATGATGGCTACCTGCAGGCTGATGAAACGCCAACCCGGGTTTTAGATAAGCAGAAAAAAGGCAAAACCCATCGTGGATTTTATTGGGTTTATCATTCGCCGCTAAAACGGATGGTTGTTTTCGATTATCAAAAGAGGCGAAATAAGGATGCTCCCCGAAAAATATTGAATGAATTTGCCGGATATTTGCAAACCGACGGATATAAAGTTTACGATCAGTATAAAAATAAAAAAGAAGTTACCCATTTGGCCTGTTGGGCTCATGCCCGCCGATATTTTGAAAAAGCACTGGATCAAGATCAAACCAGAGCTGAATTTGCAATGCTCCAAATTCAAAAGATATATGCCATCGAAAGAGAAATATCAGATTTATCTGCTGATCAGAAAAAAGCTGTTCGCTTGGAAAAATCACTTCCGGTTTTGAATAATTTTGGAAAATGGATTTGTAATGAAAGCAAGTTGGTACTTCCCAAAAGTTCCATTGGAAAGGCATTTTTATATGCCATTAATTTATGGGATAGTCTGCTGGCATATCTATATAACGGAGAATTATTGATTGATAACAATCCCATTGAAAACAGTATTCGTCCCAATGCACTTGGTCGCAAAAATTACCTGTTTGCAGGATCGCATGAAGGTGCAAAAAGAACAGCTATGTTCTATACATTTTTTGGAACCTGTAAAATGCACAATGTAGATCCTCAAAAATGGCTCAATTCAGTACTTGAACAAATTGCAGATCATAAAGTGAATAAATTGTATGAGCTATTTCCTCAGAATTTAATGTAG
- a CDS encoding transposase: protein MNGDKFRRQYKTNLSGFDQWDKKLHAKDYLIFPENIGSNLALDETAFSNGELYTILSNKDKKGKQGSLVGVFNGTQADSIISLIREHISEELRYTVKEVTLDMAGSMNKIARKCFLKAEITTDRFHVQKLANDAVQELRIKHRWKIIDDENAEYKKAKLEGKLYKPEILENGDTLRQLMARARYALYKSPEKWTTSQEIRARLLFERFPEIKKAYRLSDGLRKIYNQSLEPNVARLKLAQWFDEIERAGMDSFNSIKRTFEVHHKQIVNYFLNRSTNAFAESLNAKIKNFRRSLRGIVDLDFFLFRLSKIFA from the coding sequence ATAAATGGTGATAAATTTCGAAGACAGTACAAAACAAATTTAAGTGGTTTTGATCAATGGGATAAAAAGCTACACGCCAAAGATTACCTGATATTTCCTGAAAACATAGGTTCTAATTTAGCTCTTGATGAAACAGCCTTTTCAAATGGAGAGTTGTATACCATTCTCAGTAACAAAGATAAAAAAGGAAAGCAAGGTAGCTTGGTTGGTGTGTTTAACGGAACACAAGCTGATTCCATTATAAGTTTAATTCGCGAACACATTTCAGAAGAGTTGCGCTATACCGTTAAAGAAGTTACTCTTGACATGGCTGGTAGCATGAATAAGATCGCAAGAAAATGTTTTCTAAAAGCTGAAATCACTACAGATCGATTTCATGTGCAAAAGCTGGCCAATGATGCCGTACAAGAGCTTAGAATTAAGCATAGGTGGAAGATAATAGATGATGAAAATGCAGAGTATAAGAAAGCGAAATTAGAAGGAAAATTGTATAAACCTGAAATATTGGAAAATGGTGATACACTGCGACAATTGATGGCTAGAGCTCGTTATGCATTGTATAAATCTCCGGAAAAATGGACTACATCTCAAGAAATCAGAGCTCGTTTATTATTTGAAAGATTTCCCGAAATTAAGAAAGCATACAGGCTCTCGGATGGACTTAGAAAAATATACAATCAATCTTTAGAACCAAATGTAGCAAGACTTAAACTAGCACAATGGTTCGATGAAATTGAAAGAGCCGGAATGGATTCTTTTAATTCAATAAAAAGAACTTTTGAAGTACATCATAAACAAATTGTTAATTATTTCTTGAATAGAAGTACAAACGCTTTTGCCGAATCTTTAAATGCTAAAATTAAAAATTTCAGAAGATCTTTAAGAGGGATTGTTGATTTAGATTTCTTCCTTTTTAGGTTATCTAAAATTTTTGCTTAG
- a CDS encoding FAD-dependent oxidoreductase: MEKINVLIIGGGASGLQAAISAKTNYPDKSVIVVRKEEKVLVPCGIPYIFGSLHSTDKNILPDKMLTNVGVEIKIAEVTSIDIENHICYLSNKEKLYFEKLVFATGSIPTIPKWLKGGDLKNVFTIPKDKFYLDEMYAKLKGLKKIITIGAGFIGVEMSDELTKAGRDVTLVEIESSILNRAFDKEFGDKAEELLKSRGVKIITNKGVKEIVGKDGKVQKVILTSGEELEADAVVLSMGYVPNTKLAKKSGLELNKYGFIRTCEYMRIDDCSNDIFAVGDCAEKRDFLTRKLCTTMLASTACAEARVAGMSLYELSPCKSFSGTIAIYDTAIGNTAFGTAGIIESKAIAENFSVVVGSFTGMDKHPGTLEGMHEQTVKLIVAADCGMILGGEVYGGSSVGELTNCIGFLIQSHTNIKTLLSAQIGTHPLLTGSPAAYPLIKAAEVVAKKLKRQF; the protein is encoded by the coding sequence ATGGAAAAAATTAATGTTTTAATTATTGGAGGTGGTGCATCTGGACTTCAAGCCGCTATTAGTGCAAAAACAAATTACCCTGACAAATCTGTTATTGTAGTTCGAAAAGAAGAAAAGGTCTTAGTTCCTTGTGGTATCCCATATATTTTTGGTTCGTTACATTCTACCGATAAAAATATTTTACCTGATAAAATGTTAACTAATGTTGGAGTTGAAATAAAAATAGCCGAAGTTACAAGTATTGACATCGAGAATCATATTTGTTATTTATCAAATAAAGAAAAACTCTATTTCGAAAAACTTGTATTTGCTACAGGTTCTATTCCAACAATTCCTAAATGGCTAAAAGGTGGCGACTTAAAAAATGTTTTTACCATTCCGAAAGATAAATTCTATTTAGATGAGATGTATGCCAAATTGAAGGGTTTGAAAAAAATCATTACAATTGGCGCTGGATTTATTGGAGTAGAAATGTCGGATGAACTAACCAAAGCAGGTCGGGATGTTACTCTTGTAGAAATTGAATCATCGATTTTAAATAGAGCTTTTGACAAAGAATTTGGCGACAAAGCTGAAGAATTATTAAAATCTCGTGGAGTTAAAATTATTACAAACAAAGGTGTAAAAGAAATTGTTGGAAAAGACGGTAAAGTTCAAAAAGTTATATTAACCTCGGGAGAAGAGCTAGAAGCCGATGCTGTGGTACTTTCCATGGGATATGTACCAAATACAAAACTGGCTAAAAAATCTGGTCTCGAATTAAATAAATATGGATTTATCAGAACGTGTGAATACATGCGCATAGATGATTGTTCGAACGATATATTTGCAGTAGGAGATTGTGCGGAAAAAAGAGATTTCCTAACCCGAAAATTATGTACTACTATGCTAGCTTCGACAGCATGTGCAGAAGCCCGAGTTGCGGGTATGAGTTTATATGAATTAAGCCCTTGTAAATCATTTAGTGGAACAATTGCAATTTACGATACTGCAATTGGCAATACAGCTTTTGGTACTGCTGGTATTATTGAATCGAAAGCAATTGCCGAAAACTTTAGTGTTGTTGTTGGAAGTTTTACCGGAATGGACAAACATCCTGGCACACTGGAAGGTATGCACGAACAAACTGTAAAATTAATTGTCGCTGCCGATTGTGGTATGATTTTAGGCGGTGAAGTTTATGGCGGTAGTAGTGTAGGTGAATTAACAAATTGTATTGGATTTTTAATTCAAAGCCACACAAACATTAAAACTTTATTATCAGCTCAAATTGGTACTCACCCATTACTTACAGGTTCTCCTGCTGCTTATCCCCTAATTAAAGCTGCCGAAGTTGTTGCAAAAAAATTAAAACGACAATTCTAA